A portion of the Candidatus Hydrogenedentota bacterium genome contains these proteins:
- the pdxB gene encoding 4-phosphoerythronate dehydrogenase PdxB, whose protein sequence is MMNILADENIPYVREAFASLGEVAAVSGRAISPERVRGADMLLVRSITKVNADLLDGSAVRFVATATIGEDHVDKAYLASRNIAFSSAPGSNAGSVCQYVSAALLRIAERFALDLARLKLGIVGVGNVGGRVDRAARALGMTTVLNDPPLARQTGDTRYRPIDEIFDCDIVTLHVPLTKEGPYATHHLADDAFFRRLKSGAILINSSRGAVADGKAILRALDGGRLRACVLDVWENEPDIDIALLERTFIGTPHIAGYSFDGKVNGTRQIYEAACGFLGVRPAWDATPLLPAPECPRVSVDGASPTAVHDAVRAVYDIMRDDAAMRRLMSVSAEERPKLFDRLRKEYPRRREFFNTRATICPPNPAVEAVLAGLGFVVESQGGVPS, encoded by the coding sequence ATGATGAACATTTTGGCTGATGAAAACATCCCGTATGTGCGCGAGGCGTTTGCCTCGCTGGGCGAGGTGGCGGCCGTTTCGGGGCGCGCGATTTCTCCGGAACGGGTGCGTGGCGCGGATATGCTGCTGGTCCGATCCATTACGAAGGTCAACGCGGATCTGCTCGACGGAAGCGCGGTGCGATTCGTTGCGACGGCCACCATCGGCGAGGACCATGTGGACAAGGCGTATCTGGCTTCGCGAAACATCGCGTTTTCGAGCGCGCCGGGATCCAACGCCGGCAGCGTGTGCCAATATGTTTCGGCGGCGCTGCTGCGAATCGCCGAACGATTCGCATTGGACCTCGCTCGTCTGAAACTGGGTATCGTCGGCGTGGGGAATGTCGGCGGCCGCGTGGATCGCGCTGCACGCGCCCTGGGTATGACGACTGTTCTGAACGATCCGCCGTTGGCGCGGCAGACCGGCGACACGCGATACCGCCCAATCGATGAGATTTTCGATTGCGACATCGTGACGCTGCATGTTCCGCTGACGAAAGAAGGCCCGTACGCCACGCATCATCTGGCGGATGATGCGTTCTTTCGCCGCCTGAAATCCGGCGCAATCCTCATCAACAGTTCTCGCGGGGCCGTTGCCGATGGAAAGGCGATTCTCCGCGCATTGGACGGAGGCCGCCTGCGCGCCTGCGTTCTTGATGTCTGGGAAAACGAGCCGGACATAGACATTGCCTTGTTGGAAAGGACATTTATTGGAACGCCGCATATTGCCGGTTATTCGTTCGACGGAAAAGTAAACGGCACGCGGCAAATTTACGAGGCCGCCTGCGGATTCCTCGGCGTTCGGCCCGCGTGGGATGCAACGCCGTTGCTGCCCGCGCCGGAATGTCCGCGGGTGTCCGTTGACGGCGCGTCGCCGACGGCTGTGCATGATGCCGTGCGCGCGGTTTACGACATCATGCGCGATGATGCCGCCATGCGGCGATTGATGTCCGTATCCGCCGAAGAAAGGCCGAAATTGTTCGATCGGCTACGTAAGGAATATCCGCGCCGCCGCGAATTCTTCAACACGCGTGCGACGATATGTCCTCCCAATCCGGCCGTCGAAGCCGTGCTTGCGGGGTTGGGCTTTGTCGTGGAATCGCAAGGAGGTGTCCCGTCATGA
- a CDS encoding NDP-sugar synthase — protein MDSAVILAAGTGSRAWPYTGVRRKAALPVANVPLARRMALDLLADGIKDIVVVVDSEGQSVRHVLGDLDGVRFVETPANRGPVDAALHGLAAVSGERVLLCSGDIVVARGTVRALLDGHRANKAEATVLAAETPRGLTASCTTVDVAPDGWVREIWGGGDESHPRFGGMAIARTALLTRYLERDPGIMPNVHVGAMPPREGDAAFAFEMMRRDGIEVHAVMAPGFFVDVDKPWHIVQANRLAAREAVEALESTLMEEGARIDDGADIAPNAKLWLGRGAHIGKHCRIGGSAILGAGARATCGAILEPGVVMGANARCEEYGKIGEGSVIGPNSIVGHCAEFDGVMFDTVYLYHYCCVTALIGTHVDIGAATVCGTWRFDDGIRAQTVQGRREHPECYGSYTFIGDYCRTGVNAMFMPGIKVGYYSCVGGGAIVYDDVPERTLLIPKQEHVMKPWGPEKYGW, from the coding sequence ATGGATTCAGCCGTTATTCTCGCTGCGGGAACGGGATCGCGGGCATGGCCCTACACCGGCGTCCGCCGAAAGGCCGCGCTGCCGGTTGCGAATGTGCCGCTGGCGCGCCGTATGGCGCTCGATCTGCTGGCCGACGGGATCAAGGATATTGTCGTCGTGGTGGATTCCGAAGGCCAGTCGGTGCGGCACGTTCTGGGCGATCTGGACGGTGTGCGTTTCGTGGAAACGCCGGCCAACCGGGGACCCGTGGACGCCGCCCTGCACGGTTTGGCCGCCGTGTCGGGCGAACGCGTATTGCTTTGCTCCGGCGACATTGTCGTTGCGCGGGGAACGGTGCGGGCGTTGCTCGACGGACACCGTGCAAACAAGGCGGAGGCGACCGTGCTGGCCGCCGAAACGCCGCGCGGGCTTACCGCCTCGTGCACGACGGTGGATGTCGCGCCGGATGGATGGGTACGCGAAATTTGGGGCGGCGGCGACGAAAGTCATCCCCGGTTCGGCGGGATGGCCATTGCGCGGACGGCATTGCTGACTCGCTATCTCGAACGTGATCCGGGCATCATGCCGAATGTCCACGTCGGCGCGATGCCGCCCCGCGAAGGCGACGCGGCCTTCGCGTTCGAGATGATGCGGCGCGACGGCATCGAAGTGCATGCCGTCATGGCGCCCGGCTTTTTCGTGGACGTGGACAAGCCCTGGCACATCGTGCAAGCCAACCGGCTCGCCGCGCGCGAGGCCGTCGAGGCGCTCGAATCCACCCTCATGGAGGAAGGCGCGCGCATAGACGACGGCGCGGACATCGCCCCGAACGCAAAATTGTGGCTTGGACGCGGCGCACACATCGGCAAACATTGCCGGATTGGCGGATCGGCCATTCTCGGCGCCGGCGCCCGCGCGACGTGCGGCGCGATCCTCGAACCGGGCGTCGTCATGGGCGCAAACGCCCGTTGCGAGGAATACGGCAAGATCGGCGAGGGATCCGTCATCGGTCCAAACAGCATCGTCGGCCATTGCGCCGAATTCGACGGCGTCATGTTCGACACCGTCTACCTTTATCATTATTGCTGTGTCACGGCGCTGATTGGCACGCATGTGGACATCGGCGCGGCGACGGTCTGCGGTACATGGCGTTTCGACGACGGCATCCGCGCGCAAACCGTCCAGGGCCGTCGCGAACACCCCGAATGTTACGGTTCGTACACGTTCATCGGCGACTACTGCCGGACCGGCGTCAATGCCATGTTCATGCCGGGTATCAAGGTGGGCTACTACTCCTGCGTGGGCGGCGGCGCGATCGTCTACGACGACGTCCCCGAACGGACCCTGCTCATCCCGAAACAGGAACACGTCATGAAGCCCTGGGGGCCGGAAAAATACGGCTGGTAG
- a CDS encoding class I SAM-dependent methyltransferase, translated as MNREEYAIMFATEDRHWWYAGLRAMLDGAWRRHLCIRNPLVLDAGCGTGATLQWIAGRTSRQPVGFDISPDAMRFCRQRGLAGLVQASVLAMPFSEAEFDAVVSLDVLYHRNVPDRMRALAAIFSALKPGGFLILNLPAYGWLRSSHDEAVHTAHRFTRGECVEMLRAAGFEVLQATYWNTLLFPAIVATRLWRKMRPPADSDLAPPGAMANRLFGAVLGIERKMAGLFPLPFGLSVFTVARKPEANLS; from the coding sequence ATGAATCGCGAAGAATACGCCATCATGTTCGCGACCGAAGACCGGCATTGGTGGTATGCCGGCCTGCGCGCGATGCTCGACGGCGCGTGGCGCCGCCACCTGTGCATTCGGAATCCACTCGTGCTCGACGCGGGATGCGGCACAGGCGCGACGCTGCAATGGATCGCGGGCCGGACATCACGACAGCCGGTAGGTTTCGACATTTCACCCGATGCGATGCGTTTCTGCCGCCAGCGGGGTTTGGCGGGGCTTGTGCAGGCGTCCGTTCTGGCGATGCCATTTTCGGAGGCCGAGTTCGACGCCGTCGTTTCGCTCGACGTGCTCTATCACCGGAACGTGCCGGATCGCATGCGGGCATTGGCAGCGATCTTTTCGGCCTTGAAACCGGGAGGCTTTCTGATCCTCAACCTGCCGGCATACGGCTGGCTCCGTTCGTCGCACGACGAGGCCGTCCACACGGCGCACCGCTTCACGCGCGGGGAGTGCGTGGAAATGCTGCGTGCCGCCGGTTTCGAGGTACTCCAGGCAACGTATTGGAACACGCTGCTCTTCCCGGCGATTGTCGCGACGCGGCTATGGCGCAAGATGCGCCCGCCCGCGGATTCGGACCTCGCGCCGCCCGGCGCGATGGCCAATCGCCTATTCGGCGCCGTGCTGGGCATCGAGCGGAAAATGGCCGGCCTGTTTCCGCTGCCGTTCGGCCTGTCGGTTTTCACGGTGGCCCGCAAGCCTGAAGCGAACTTGTCGTAA
- a CDS encoding DegT/DnrJ/EryC1/StrS family aminotransferase, producing MAGEPPIEIPFGELKSQFRAIETEIRAAIDDVLGNAWYIFGKHCAAFESEFAAYIGTRHCAGVGSGTEAIHLALRAVGVQAGDEVITVANTCVPTVAGIAASGATPVLVEPRPDTLAMDPDRLEQAITPRTRAIVPVHLYGHPCDMDAIGAVAAAHGLAVVEDCAQAHGARYRGRRCGSLGTAAAFSFYPSKNLGAYGDGGAVTTSDPEVDRRVRMLRNYGEETRYRHVSEGFNSRLDEIQAAILRVKLGYLDAWNEARRERAAVYGRLLSGAGDIVLPFEAANAFHVYHLYVIRTAHRDALQTYLRARGIATLLHYPVPVHLQKAYVRLGYARGAFPVAESACDRVLSLPMYAEMPLEYAVRVAEAVRAFFDAEGCA from the coding sequence ATGGCGGGTGAACCACCCATCGAGATACCTTTTGGAGAACTGAAAAGCCAATTCCGCGCGATCGAGACCGAGATTCGCGCGGCGATCGACGACGTCCTCGGCAATGCGTGGTATATCTTCGGAAAACACTGCGCGGCGTTCGAATCGGAATTCGCGGCCTACATCGGAACGCGGCATTGCGCGGGAGTCGGATCGGGCACGGAAGCGATCCATCTCGCATTGCGCGCGGTGGGCGTACAGGCCGGTGACGAGGTAATTACCGTCGCCAACACCTGTGTGCCGACCGTTGCGGGAATCGCGGCCAGCGGGGCGACGCCCGTGCTCGTCGAACCCCGCCCGGACACGTTGGCCATGGACCCGGATCGTCTGGAGCAGGCCATCACGCCGCGCACGCGGGCCATCGTCCCCGTTCATTTGTACGGCCATCCGTGCGACATGGACGCCATTGGTGCGGTGGCGGCCGCGCACGGGCTTGCCGTGGTCGAGGACTGTGCACAGGCCCACGGGGCCCGCTACCGGGGCCGACGCTGTGGATCGTTGGGCACGGCGGCGGCGTTCAGTTTCTATCCGAGCAAGAACCTCGGCGCGTACGGCGACGGCGGCGCGGTGACGACCAGCGATCCGGAAGTGGATCGCCGGGTCCGGATGTTGCGCAATTACGGCGAAGAAACGCGCTATCGCCACGTGTCCGAAGGGTTCAACAGCCGGCTCGACGAAATTCAGGCGGCCATTTTGCGCGTGAAACTGGGATATCTGGACGCGTGGAACGAGGCCCGGCGCGAACGCGCGGCGGTGTACGGACGGTTGTTGTCCGGCGCGGGCGATATCGTCCTGCCCTTCGAGGCCGCGAATGCGTTTCACGTTTACCATCTCTATGTGATTCGTACGGCGCATCGCGATGCGTTGCAGACGTATCTGCGCGCGCGCGGCATCGCGACGCTGCTGCATTACCCCGTGCCGGTTCATTTGCAAAAGGCATACGTGCGGCTCGGATATGCCCGCGGGGCGTTTCCGGTGGCCGAATCGGCGTGCGACCGCGTGCTGTCGCTGCCCATGTACGCCGAAATGCCGCTCGAATACGCCGTGCGCGTCGCGGAAGCCGTGCGGGCGTTCTTCGACGCCGAAGGCTGCGCATGA
- the buk gene encoding butyrate kinase yields the protein MNTELAGGWRTVTDLVEVAGQLPPTKAAVAGGSRIEDLRLVESARDHGILDRIVLVGDARRIARSVEEAGIEIPPEDIVAVEDDEAACAATVALARSGVVNMVLKGSVSTSSINRHMLPLADRPTVSLVSLFDAAPIADGRPMILTDAGITTVCHFGRMADLIGNAVEVARVVMGIEHPRVAVLSASEKPVESMASTWMGRRLAERDWPGVHVYGPISLDLATDPRSVSMKGFDVPEAREVAGRADILLCPNIDTGNVIYKCISAMIKYGLASLANMIVGFPISYVLLSRSDALETRLNSVALGSIYAQRALNRPRPACTVAVPDPVAYRILAVNPGSTSLKLAIYEDDQNVRETELACEIRHSGVWESDEAEAARLADLAQRELETSGVGGVDAIAARGGFLPRPPGKLPGGVYVVAERTADGIAVDEAMVGQVLRHPERRHAANFGIPVAAILSRRFGVPAYAVDPVVVDEFDPVAEISGYAPITRRSTSHALSIRAAAARAAREIGRPLADLNLVVAHLGGGITVAAVKRGRMTDNNIALLGGGPFTPQRAGALPTGALIDLCYSGRFARDELIEELTRRGGLQSYLGEYRMETIERRIADGDEHARLVVDAMAYQIAKEIGAMYVATGCDIEAIVLTGGLVHGATIRNAVRKRIGMLAPVIVYPGSLEMAALAAGAIAVLSGRENAQVYRPLS from the coding sequence ATGAATACGGAACTGGCGGGCGGTTGGCGGACGGTGACGGACCTCGTCGAAGTGGCGGGGCAACTGCCGCCGACGAAAGCCGCGGTGGCGGGGGGCAGCCGGATCGAGGATCTGCGTCTGGTCGAATCGGCGCGCGATCACGGGATTCTGGACCGTATTGTCCTGGTGGGCGACGCACGTCGCATCGCGCGGTCGGTGGAAGAGGCGGGCATCGAGATTCCCCCGGAAGACATTGTGGCCGTGGAGGACGACGAAGCGGCGTGCGCGGCCACGGTTGCGCTGGCCCGATCCGGCGTGGTGAACATGGTGCTGAAGGGGAGCGTTTCCACGTCGTCCATCAATCGTCACATGCTGCCCCTTGCCGATCGTCCAACGGTCAGCCTCGTTTCGCTGTTCGATGCGGCGCCGATCGCGGACGGACGGCCGATGATCCTGACCGACGCGGGCATCACGACGGTCTGCCATTTCGGACGCATGGCGGACCTGATTGGAAACGCCGTCGAGGTCGCGCGCGTGGTCATGGGCATCGAGCATCCACGCGTCGCCGTGTTGTCCGCGAGCGAGAAACCGGTCGAATCCATGGCCTCGACATGGATGGGCAGGCGGTTGGCGGAACGCGACTGGCCCGGTGTCCATGTCTACGGTCCGATTTCGCTCGATTTGGCGACGGATCCGCGATCGGTCTCCATGAAGGGCTTCGATGTGCCGGAGGCGCGCGAGGTGGCGGGCCGGGCGGACATCCTGCTGTGTCCGAACATTGACACGGGCAACGTCATCTACAAATGCATCAGTGCGATGATCAAGTACGGCCTCGCCTCGCTCGCGAACATGATTGTGGGATTTCCCATTTCCTATGTCCTGCTTTCGCGATCGGACGCGCTCGAAACGCGCCTGAATTCCGTCGCGCTGGGCAGCATTTACGCGCAGCGCGCGCTCAACCGGCCGCGCCCGGCATGCACCGTGGCCGTTCCCGATCCCGTGGCGTACCGCATTCTGGCGGTCAATCCGGGTTCGACGTCGCTGAAACTCGCCATTTATGAGGACGACCAAAACGTGCGTGAAACCGAATTGGCGTGCGAGATTCGCCATTCGGGCGTTTGGGAATCCGACGAGGCGGAAGCGGCCCGTCTTGCGGATCTTGCGCAGCGGGAATTGGAAACGAGCGGCGTTGGCGGCGTGGACGCGATTGCCGCGCGCGGCGGATTTCTGCCGAGACCGCCCGGGAAACTGCCGGGCGGCGTGTATGTCGTGGCCGAACGCACGGCAGACGGCATCGCGGTTGACGAGGCGATGGTCGGGCAGGTATTGCGGCATCCGGAACGCCGCCACGCCGCCAACTTCGGGATTCCCGTCGCGGCGATTCTGTCGCGGCGGTTCGGCGTGCCCGCGTATGCGGTGGATCCCGTCGTCGTGGATGAATTCGATCCCGTCGCGGAGATTTCCGGGTATGCCCCGATAACGCGGCGTAGCACCTCGCACGCGCTGAGCATCCGCGCGGCGGCGGCGCGGGCCGCGCGCGAGATTGGGCGTCCGCTCGCGGATCTGAATCTCGTCGTGGCGCACCTGGGCGGCGGAATCACGGTGGCGGCGGTCAAACGCGGCCGCATGACGGACAACAACATTGCCCTGCTTGGCGGCGGGCCGTTCACCCCGCAACGGGCGGGCGCGCTTCCCACGGGCGCACTGATCGATCTGTGCTATTCGGGACGGTTCGCTCGTGATGAATTGATCGAAGAATTGACCCGGCGCGGCGGATTGCAGTCCTATCTTGGCGAATACCGCATGGAAACCATCGAACGGCGCATCGCGGACGGCGACGAACACGCCCGGCTCGTGGTGGACGCCATGGCGTATCAAATCGCCAAGGAAATCGGCGCCATGTACGTGGCCACGGGCTGCGACATCGAAGCGATTGTCCTGACGGGCGGGCTGGTTCACGGGGCGACGATACGGAACGCTGTGCGCAAGCGTATCGGCATGCTGGCGCCCGTCATCGTCTATCCCGGATCGTTGGAGATGGCTGCCCTTGCCGCCGGGGCAATCGCCGTCCTGTCGGGACGCGAAAACGCGCAGGTCTATCGTCCGTTATCCTGA
- a CDS encoding OPT/YSL family transporter, which translates to MGVTFRSVAIGLILIPLNALWVVLAELGWYSGFPTCLSLFFNAVFCIFVIAIVNMAVERFNPAWALKGSEILVIYTMIGIASGLAGHDFLQLWLQTVTHLHRYAPLRGLYTEILPHVPPWLVVKDQAALQGLYIGQESVYHWANFAPWIEPLAWWFGFVIALCAVMWGITLLFRKQWVEHEKLAYPILQVPYLLAVQPRTLFQNRIFWAGFGLAGSIGMINGLNRLFPLLPRIPIASIVDLRTFFPERPWSDMGEAIVSFYPFAIAMFFLMPVDLAFSCWFFFFFFKAERILVSHFGLQGIQGAPFLTEQMAGGFYAIAFIALWISRRHLKRVALILLGRCRDDDITDWDRHEARWAALLLAGGGSFLLFFCWRTGMTWWVTALFFALYFLISLAITRMRAELGPPVHDLHSFGPNIQILNAMGMTNMRKENPADLVMFGMLNFFNRVYRGHPMPHGMEAFKLAHQLKMDNLRYLMAMLVAVVAGTMASMWAMMWMHYHYGGAAGMVAGDGFGWEIWSRVNMWFTAPQPHQLVSTMVIGLGALFSFLLAAMRMNFAWWPLHPMGFALAGTWSMDRLWVCVLIGWLLKVAVMRYGGVKAYRPAVPFFIGLILGDFIVGALWNLYGIVMEVQVYRFWF; encoded by the coding sequence ATGGGTGTAACGTTTCGCAGTGTGGCGATCGGGCTCATCCTGATTCCGCTGAACGCGCTTTGGGTCGTGCTGGCGGAACTGGGCTGGTATTCCGGTTTTCCCACGTGCCTGAGCCTGTTTTTCAATGCCGTGTTCTGCATTTTCGTTATTGCGATCGTGAACATGGCCGTTGAGCGTTTCAATCCGGCGTGGGCGTTGAAGGGCAGCGAAATTCTCGTCATCTACACGATGATTGGCATCGCGAGCGGGCTGGCCGGCCACGATTTTCTGCAACTCTGGCTGCAAACGGTAACGCATCTCCACCGCTACGCGCCGTTGCGCGGGCTGTACACCGAAATCCTGCCGCACGTTCCGCCGTGGCTCGTCGTAAAGGATCAGGCCGCACTGCAGGGCCTGTACATCGGCCAGGAATCGGTGTATCACTGGGCCAACTTCGCGCCCTGGATCGAACCGCTCGCATGGTGGTTCGGCTTCGTGATTGCGTTGTGCGCGGTCATGTGGGGCATTACCCTGCTGTTCCGAAAGCAGTGGGTCGAACACGAAAAACTGGCCTATCCCATCCTGCAAGTGCCCTATCTACTGGCCGTTCAGCCGCGGACGCTCTTCCAAAACCGAATTTTCTGGGCGGGTTTCGGCCTTGCCGGTTCGATCGGCATGATCAACGGCCTGAACCGGCTTTTCCCGCTGCTGCCGCGCATCCCCATCGCCTCGATCGTGGATCTGCGCACCTTCTTTCCGGAACGCCCGTGGTCCGACATGGGCGAGGCGATTGTGTCGTTCTATCCCTTCGCGATCGCGATGTTCTTCCTGATGCCGGTGGACCTCGCGTTTTCCTGCTGGTTCTTCTTTTTCTTCTTCAAAGCCGAGCGGATTCTGGTCAGCCATTTCGGATTGCAGGGCATTCAGGGTGCGCCGTTTCTGACGGAACAGATGGCCGGCGGATTCTACGCCATCGCGTTCATCGCGTTGTGGATCAGCCGCCGCCACCTGAAGCGCGTGGCGCTCATCCTTCTGGGCCGATGCCGCGACGACGACATCACCGACTGGGATCGCCATGAGGCACGATGGGCGGCCCTGCTGCTGGCCGGCGGCGGATCGTTCCTCCTGTTCTTTTGCTGGCGGACGGGGATGACGTGGTGGGTAACGGCACTGTTCTTTGCGCTTTATTTCCTGATCTCGCTCGCGATCACGCGGATGCGCGCCGAATTGGGACCGCCCGTCCACGATCTCCACAGTTTCGGACCGAACATCCAGATTCTCAACGCGATGGGCATGACCAACATGCGCAAGGAAAATCCGGCGGACCTCGTCATGTTCGGCATGCTCAATTTCTTCAACCGGGTCTATCGCGGCCACCCGATGCCGCACGGCATGGAGGCGTTCAAACTGGCCCATCAACTCAAGATGGACAACCTACGGTATCTCATGGCCATGCTCGTTGCGGTCGTCGCGGGCACGATGGCCTCCATGTGGGCCATGATGTGGATGCACTACCATTACGGCGGGGCGGCGGGCATGGTCGCGGGCGACGGGTTCGGCTGGGAAATCTGGTCGCGCGTCAATATGTGGTTCACCGCGCCGCAGCCACATCAACTCGTCTCGACAATGGTCATCGGCCTCGGCGCCCTGTTCTCGTTTCTGCTGGCCGCGATGCGCATGAACTTCGCCTGGTGGCCGCTGCATCCGATGGGATTCGCGCTCGCCGGGACATGGTCCATGGACCGCCTGTGGGTTTGCGTGCTGATCGGCTGGCTGTTGAAGGTGGCCGTGATGCGCTATGGGGGCGTCAAGGCCTACCGGCCCGCCGTGCCGTTTTTCATCGGCCTCATCCTCGGCGATTTCATCGTCGGCGCGCTCTGGAACCTGTACGGCATCGTCATGGAAGTCCAAGTCTACCGCTTCTGGTTCTGA
- a CDS encoding sulfatase-like hydrolase/transferase, which translates to MDSKVNRRDFLAKTGGGMAAAWLAGATAHASGSKGTDRPPNFIVILADDMGAKELSCYGNKVHHTPNLDRLAETGVKFETCFASPICHPTRLMIMTGQYGCHNGVYNFAGRRGGPEPNSPVEDIAKSHVTFANLLKKAGYATALAGKWQLSGEQPNLIRECDFDEYCMWAYERDLPSGVTHAGAYENDRKPSRYWHPSIVKNGEYIPTTPDDYGPDIHADFVNDFIRRNKDRPFFVYYTMCLTHGPHVPTPRSLKPGMDKFKNDKANFKDGVEYADLLIGRLVAALDEQGLRENTVIFFTTDNGTGGEGKGDPTELGARVPMIVNAPGLVKTRGTTMELTDLSDVMPTMMELAGVKLPQDRIIDGKSYARFLRGKTDRTREWIFSFIGDARILRTKRFLLEDNSPHRFGRLYDCGDSRDGSGYKDVTDSTEAAALEARKHFTALLEKLPAPIISGEGHPKDKKEKPRRPSGRERRRK; encoded by the coding sequence ATGGACTCCAAGGTGAACAGAAGGGATTTTTTGGCCAAAACGGGTGGCGGCATGGCGGCGGCTTGGCTGGCCGGCGCGACCGCACACGCATCGGGTTCCAAGGGCACGGATCGTCCGCCGAATTTCATCGTGATCCTTGCGGACGACATGGGCGCCAAGGAACTTTCGTGTTACGGCAACAAGGTTCACCACACGCCCAATCTGGACCGGCTGGCCGAAACGGGCGTCAAGTTTGAAACCTGTTTCGCCTCGCCCATCTGCCATCCCACCAGGCTCATGATCATGACGGGGCAATACGGGTGCCACAACGGCGTCTATAATTTTGCCGGACGCCGGGGCGGCCCCGAACCGAATTCGCCGGTGGAAGACATTGCCAAGTCGCACGTGACGTTTGCGAATCTGCTGAAAAAAGCCGGGTACGCAACGGCCCTCGCGGGAAAATGGCAACTGTCGGGGGAGCAGCCCAATCTCATCCGTGAATGCGACTTCGACGAATACTGCATGTGGGCCTATGAACGGGACTTGCCATCGGGCGTAACGCATGCGGGGGCCTATGAAAACGACCGGAAACCGTCGCGCTACTGGCATCCCTCCATCGTCAAAAACGGCGAATACATCCCGACAACCCCCGACGATTACGGACCGGATATCCATGCGGATTTCGTGAACGATTTCATCCGGCGCAACAAGGACCGGCCTTTTTTTGTTTACTACACCATGTGCCTGACGCACGGTCCGCATGTGCCCACGCCCCGTTCTTTGAAACCGGGCATGGACAAATTCAAGAACGACAAGGCGAACTTCAAGGACGGGGTCGAATATGCCGACCTGCTGATAGGCCGGCTCGTGGCGGCGTTGGACGAACAGGGTTTGCGCGAGAACACGGTCATCTTCTTCACGACCGACAACGGCACCGGCGGCGAAGGCAAGGGCGATCCCACCGAATTGGGCGCGCGGGTGCCGATGATCGTCAATGCGCCGGGTCTCGTGAAAACCCGGGGAACCACGATGGAACTCACGGATCTCTCCGACGTCATGCCGACGATGATGGAACTTGCCGGCGTGAAACTGCCACAGGACCGCATCATTGACGGGAAATCGTATGCGCGGTTCCTGCGCGGCAAGACCGATCGCACGCGCGAGTGGATATTCAGTTTCATCGGCGACGCGCGTATCCTGCGCACCAAACGCTTTCTGCTCGAGGACAATTCGCCGCACCGGTTCGGGCGGCTCTATGATTGCGGCGACAGCCGGGATGGTTCCGGTTACAAGGATGTCACGGACTCGACGGAGGCCGCGGCGCTCGAAGCCCGGAAGCATTTTACCGCCCTTCTGGAAAAACTACCCGCGCCGATCATTTCCGGCGAGGGCCATCCCAAAGACAAAAAGGAAAAACCGCGGCGGCCGTCCGGAAGGGAACGCCGGCGGAAATAA